The following proteins come from a genomic window of Proteinivorax hydrogeniformans:
- the ord gene encoding 2,4-diaminopentanoate dehydrogenase produces the protein MTVKVMHWGLGAMGGQMAELIATKKGITSVGAIDLDPNKVGKPLGEIFEGQTNDVKVSDDAKKVLSEEADIVIIATGSFTEEVYPLVEQALNSKKNVICIAEEMAFPAQQQPKLAKQLDELAKENNVTLLGTGINPGFVLDLQIIALTGVCYDVQKIEAARVNDLSPFGPTVMKTQGVGTSVEEFNKGIEDGSIVGHVGFPESMAMVAKSLGWELDEIKETKEPIISNTHRKTKYVEVQPGMVAGCKHIAYGIKDGETVIKMEHPQQVLPETEGIDTGDYINIFGTPEVSMAIKPEIPGGIGTVSVAVNSIANVINAEAGLVTMADLPVPAAIMGDIKDRLKK, from the coding sequence ATGACAGTTAAAGTTATGCACTGGGGTTTAGGAGCCATGGGAGGACAAATGGCAGAACTTATAGCCACAAAAAAAGGTATTACTTCGGTGGGGGCTATTGATTTAGACCCTAATAAAGTAGGCAAGCCTTTAGGAGAGATTTTTGAGGGACAAACTAACGACGTTAAAGTAAGTGATGATGCCAAAAAAGTACTCAGTGAAGAAGCAGATATCGTGATAATTGCAACCGGCTCATTTACAGAGGAAGTATATCCTTTAGTAGAGCAAGCTTTAAACAGCAAGAAAAATGTAATCTGTATCGCAGAAGAAATGGCATTTCCAGCACAGCAGCAGCCAAAGCTGGCAAAACAACTTGATGAGCTAGCTAAGGAAAACAATGTAACTCTTTTAGGAACAGGTATTAACCCAGGTTTTGTGTTAGACCTACAGATTATTGCTCTTACAGGTGTATGCTACGATGTTCAAAAAATTGAGGCAGCTAGAGTCAATGACCTATCGCCATTTGGACCGACTGTTATGAAGACCCAAGGCGTAGGAACATCAGTTGAAGAGTTTAACAAGGGTATCGAAGATGGAAGCATAGTTGGACATGTTGGTTTCCCAGAATCTATGGCCATGGTAGCTAAGTCGCTAGGCTGGGAGCTAGACGAAATTAAAGAAACCAAAGAGCCAATAATCTCAAACACCCATAGAAAGACAAAATATGTGGAAGTTCAACCAGGTATGGTAGCTGGCTGCAAACATATAGCTTATGGAATCAAAGATGGCGAAACAGTTATCAAAATGGAGCATCCTCAACAAGTTTTACCAGAAACGGAAGGAATTGACACAGGTGATTACATCAATATATTCGGAACACCAGAAGTAAGCATGGCAATCAAACCAGAAATTCCTGGTGGAATTGGAACGGTATCTGTGGCAGTAAACTCAATAGCTAACGTTATAAACGCAGAGGCAGGACTTGTGACAATGGCAGATCTTCCTGTGCCAGCGGCAATTATGGGAGATATCAAAGATAGACTAAAAAAGTAG
- a CDS encoding N-acetylmuramoyl-L-alanine amidase — translation MRFVIYNPKAIAKRISVVISALLLLLIISFTVDIPTISPAVGSNSINKSTIGIDAGHGGYDAGANIDGVLEKDINLNIALKLEEVLLANGYNVVMTRREDKDFLQEVSGPKKKQDFANRKKILTAQPVDIIVSIHVNSFPSSKWSGAQVFYDRENPEGKKLAQSIQDSIIETLQNTNRDIATQDHFITREFEQPSVIVETGFISNPQERKNLEDPNYQYKLVWAIYSGIMNYQKSLK, via the coding sequence ATGAGATTTGTCATTTATAACCCCAAAGCCATAGCAAAGAGAATATCAGTAGTTATATCTGCATTATTACTACTTTTAATAATATCGTTTACTGTAGATATCCCTACGATATCCCCAGCTGTGGGGTCAAATTCTATAAACAAAAGTACAATCGGTATTGATGCTGGGCACGGAGGCTACGATGCCGGTGCCAACATAGATGGCGTGCTAGAAAAGGATATAAATCTAAACATTGCTTTAAAGCTAGAAGAAGTACTTTTAGCTAATGGCTATAACGTGGTTATGACTAGGAGAGAAGATAAGGATTTTTTACAAGAAGTATCTGGCCCCAAAAAGAAGCAGGACTTTGCAAACAGAAAAAAAATTCTAACCGCTCAACCTGTGGATATAATAGTTAGTATTCATGTAAATAGCTTTCCATCCTCTAAATGGAGTGGAGCTCAAGTATTTTATGACAGAGAAAACCCAGAAGGAAAAAAGCTAGCCCAGTCTATCCAAGATAGCATAATAGAGACATTACAAAATACCAATAGAGATATAGCTACCCAAGACCATTTTATAACCCGCGAGTTTGAACAACCATCAGTAATTGTAGAAACAGGCTTTATAAGTAATCCACAAGAAAGAAAAAATTTAGAAGATCCTAATTATCAGTACAAGCTGGTATGGGCTATTTACAGTGGGATAATGAACTATCAGAAAAGCTTAAAATAA
- the rpsI gene encoding 30S ribosomal protein S9, giving the protein MAKVQFLGTGRRKKSVARVRLIPGEGKIMINNRDMDAYFGGLDTLKLIVKQPLEATELLGKYDVFVNVDGGGISGQAGAIRHGVARALLNAAPETRPTLKKAGFLTRDPRMVERKKYGLKKARRAPQFSKR; this is encoded by the coding sequence ATGGCAAAAGTACAATTTTTAGGAACCGGACGTCGTAAAAAGTCAGTTGCTAGAGTTAGATTAATTCCTGGCGAAGGAAAAATCATGATCAACAATAGAGATATGGACGCTTACTTTGGAGGACTAGATACATTAAAACTTATCGTAAAACAGCCTCTAGAAGCTACTGAGCTACTAGGTAAGTATGATGTATTCGTAAACGTTGACGGTGGTGGAATTTCTGGCCAAGCTGGTGCTATCCGTCATGGTGTGGCAAGAGCTCTACTTAATGCAGCTCCAGAAACCAGACCAACTCTTAAAAAAGCAGGCTTCTTAACAAGGGACCCAAGAATGGTAGAGAGAAAGAAATACGGCTTGAAAAAAGCTCGTCGTGCTCCACAATTCTCCAAGCGTTAA
- a CDS encoding sigma 54-interacting transcriptional regulator, whose protein sequence is MDTKLFAKYVPYTITSAKGDVIYSSPAIEQVSTKYNQSTYAYQLPEGKVLTIYTSEGIDDVIKHNIKQILDSINEGIHIVNAQGETIFYNPMMAEMEGIGAHEVLNKKVLAMFPSLTPETSTIHKVLKSKEAMYDQLQSYTNYKGRGITTINSTFPLYNSDEFVGVLEVSKNITRLKELSEKVIDLQQKLYPSNGSKKKKKRWYTFDDIVGEEKSFKETIEHAKKAAGSNSHVLIYGETGTGKELFAQSIHSESSRKTKPFIAQNCAALPEGLLEGILFGTVRGSFTGATDRPGLFEQANGGTLLLDELNSMGFDLQAKLLRVLQDGKIRPVGATKEIDVDVRIIATTNGDPHQSILEKKIREDLYYRLAVVNIEIPPLRHRKKDIPVLTQHFLQKYQQKFGLTNLHIESDVEETLLHYGWPGNVRELEHIIEGAVNLIDEDNTIKTIHLPKFLQGSWSTLQQSTLPKQVADFEKNIISQAYYACNRNISKTAQKLGVSRQSLQYKIKKYGV, encoded by the coding sequence GTGGATACAAAACTATTTGCTAAATATGTGCCTTACACCATAACGTCCGCCAAAGGAGATGTTATTTACTCCTCTCCTGCTATTGAACAGGTTTCTACAAAGTATAACCAATCTACATATGCATACCAGCTACCCGAGGGTAAAGTACTAACAATCTACACCTCAGAAGGAATAGACGATGTAATAAAACACAATATAAAACAAATCCTAGACTCCATAAATGAAGGAATACATATAGTTAACGCACAAGGAGAAACAATATTTTATAACCCAATGATGGCTGAGATGGAAGGGATAGGAGCACATGAAGTGTTAAATAAAAAGGTGTTAGCAATGTTTCCCTCCCTTACTCCAGAAACTAGCACTATCCATAAGGTGCTTAAAAGTAAAGAAGCGATGTATGACCAATTACAAAGCTATACAAACTATAAAGGCCGGGGCATCACAACTATAAACTCTACCTTCCCTTTATATAACTCAGATGAATTTGTGGGAGTGCTAGAGGTATCAAAAAACATCACAAGACTAAAAGAACTGTCAGAAAAGGTTATTGACCTTCAACAAAAGCTCTACCCGTCAAACGGTTCTAAAAAAAAGAAAAAAAGGTGGTACACATTTGACGATATTGTAGGTGAGGAGAAAAGCTTTAAAGAAACCATTGAACATGCTAAAAAAGCGGCAGGATCTAATTCCCATGTGCTAATTTACGGTGAGACAGGCACTGGAAAAGAACTGTTTGCCCAAAGCATTCATTCCGAAAGCAGTAGAAAAACCAAACCCTTTATCGCCCAAAACTGTGCAGCGTTACCAGAAGGACTATTAGAAGGTATACTCTTTGGCACAGTAAGGGGAAGTTTTACAGGAGCTACCGATAGACCCGGACTATTTGAGCAAGCTAACGGAGGAACCCTTTTACTAGATGAGCTTAACTCCATGGGTTTTGATCTTCAGGCAAAGCTTTTGAGAGTCCTGCAAGACGGCAAAATAAGGCCGGTTGGCGCCACAAAAGAAATAGATGTAGATGTCCGGATAATAGCTACCACCAACGGCGACCCTCACCAAAGCATATTAGAAAAAAAAATCAGGGAAGACCTTTACTATAGATTAGCAGTAGTTAATATAGAAATCCCTCCTCTAAGACATCGCAAAAAAGACATACCTGTGTTAACCCAGCATTTTCTACAAAAATATCAGCAAAAGTTTGGGCTAACCAATCTGCATATAGAAAGCGATGTAGAAGAAACTCTGCTCCACTATGGCTGGCCAGGTAATGTTCGAGAACTAGAACATATAATAGAGGGAGCAGTAAATCTAATTGATGAAGATAACACAATAAAGACTATACACCTGCCAAAATTTTTGCAGGGTAGCTGGTCCACTCTACAGCAGTCAACGCTACCAAAACAAGTTGCAGATTTTGAAAAAAACATCATATCCCAAGCTTACTATGCTTGTAATAGAAATATCAGCAAGACTGCCCAGAAACTAGGTGTTTCGCGGCAAAGTTTACAATACAAAATAAAAAAATATGGAGTATAA
- the truA gene encoding tRNA pseudouridine(38-40) synthase TruA, translating to MYNTKLVIEYDGTNYNGFQIQSKTKNQTIQGHLERVIHTLYGEKIKSIICSRTDKGVHAKGQVINFHHSKDKFENYTLIKAMNANLPLDIRVLDAEIVDLNFHSRYHAKGKTYSYLIDNSVAHRPLWMKYSHHIPHPLDVKAMQKASTYLLGTHDFTSFKGRKGVTKSPIRTLYNIDTNAKDRYITFTIEGNGFLYNMVRIIVGTLIIVGRGQLQSHEVYEILKQKDRSFAGPTAPAHGLILEKVYY from the coding sequence ATGTATAATACTAAACTAGTCATCGAGTATGACGGAACTAATTATAATGGTTTTCAAATACAGAGCAAAACTAAAAACCAAACTATTCAAGGACACCTTGAGAGAGTTATCCACACCCTATATGGAGAAAAGATAAAAAGCATAATATGCAGCAGGACAGATAAGGGAGTACACGCTAAAGGCCAGGTAATAAACTTTCATCACAGCAAAGATAAGTTCGAAAACTACACTTTAATAAAGGCGATGAATGCAAACCTACCCTTAGATATAAGGGTGCTTGACGCTGAAATAGTGGACTTAAACTTTCATAGCAGATATCATGCTAAGGGCAAGACATACAGTTATTTGATAGACAATTCAGTTGCTCATCGCCCCTTGTGGATGAAATACTCTCATCACATACCTCACCCTTTAGATGTAAAAGCCATGCAAAAAGCATCAACCTATCTTTTAGGAACCCACGACTTTACCTCTTTTAAAGGCAGAAAAGGTGTTACCAAATCACCAATTAGAACTCTTTATAACATCGACACAAACGCAAAAGACAGGTACATTACTTTCACAATAGAAGGTAACGGATTTTTGTACAACATGGTAAGGATAATCGTAGGAACACTAATTATAGTAGGCAGGGGTCAACTCCAGTCACATGAGGTTTATGAGATATTAAAACAAAAAGATAGGTCTTTTGCAGGACCTACAGCACCAGCACATGGTCTAATACTAGAAAAAGTTTATTACTAG
- the rplM gene encoding 50S ribosomal protein L13 — MRTTFMAKANEVERKWYIVDAEGQTLGRLASEVASILRGKHKAIYTPNVDTGDFVVIINADKAVLTGKKLEQKIYYKHSQFPGGLKKTTAGQMMDEKPERALYLAVKGMLPHNKLGSAMLKKLRVYRGQEHPHEAQMPVEWQLRGSRKGE; from the coding sequence ATGCGTACAACCTTCATGGCAAAAGCCAACGAAGTTGAAAGAAAATGGTACATTGTTGACGCTGAAGGTCAAACCCTAGGTAGATTAGCTAGTGAAGTTGCTAGCATCCTAAGGGGTAAACATAAAGCTATTTACACTCCAAACGTTGACACTGGAGATTTTGTAGTTATTATCAACGCTGACAAAGCAGTTTTAACAGGTAAGAAACTAGAGCAAAAAATTTATTACAAGCACTCTCAATTCCCAGGTGGCCTTAAAAAGACTACTGCTGGCCAAATGATGGATGAGAAACCAGAAAGAGCACTATACCTTGCTGTTAAAGGCATGCTACCTCATAACAAACTAGGTAGTGCTATGCTTAAAAAGCTAAGAGTATACAGGGGTCAAGAACACCCCCACGAAGCCCAAATGCCAGTTGAGTGGCAATTACGTGGAAGTAGAAAGGGGGAATAG
- the ortA gene encoding 2-amino-4-oxopentanoate thiolase subunit OrtA, translating into MSVTYPKGSFVEIQSEILPPGKRADHLPEDTKATPLTMKVKGFLQKPGKEGETVQVKTVIGRMHQGVLVNPNPRHTHDFGDIVEELFEVQQSFKDFLKEGGDSNE; encoded by the coding sequence GTGTCTGTAACCTACCCAAAAGGAAGTTTCGTAGAAATACAAAGTGAGATTTTACCTCCGGGCAAAAGGGCTGACCACCTCCCGGAGGACACAAAAGCAACACCACTTACTATGAAGGTCAAAGGATTTCTACAAAAGCCAGGCAAAGAAGGGGAAACTGTACAAGTAAAAACAGTTATCGGTAGAATGCATCAAGGTGTTTTGGTAAATCCAAACCCAAGGCATACCCATGACTTCGGCGACATAGTAGAAGAGCTTTTTGAAGTTCAACAAAGCTTTAAAGACTTTCTAAAAGAAGGTGGTGATAGCAATGAATAA
- the ortB gene encoding 2-amino-4-oxopentanoate thiolase subunit OrtB, which produces MNNSYNAVMSRRNQIMKKAIGLDYSQFQLSDIAFDYEKMMTHGEYSIDRIAEIQKSQGVGNTPLYELKNFTEIARKLAPAGKGARIFVKDEAANPSGSFKDRRAAVSVYHAKKHGYKGVIAATSGNYGAAVASQAAMQMLDCIIVQEAFDSNGVYQPEIMEKGRACETYGAEVIQLSVGPELFYVFLKTLEETGYFNASLYSPFGIAGIETLGLEIAEQCKEIAGKAPSKVIVTHAGGGNLTGTARGLQKAGCTNTEIIGASIDLAGLHMASDNDFNRKSFTTGHTGFSVPFTTWPDRADVPKNAARPLRYLDRFVTVSQGEAFYVTEMLAKLEGMERGPAGNTSLAAAIKIAQEMDQDEVLVVQETEYTGAGKHINAQLSFAKENGIKIQHGDPAENVPGENIIFPKDPSLIKVKEHSIDKLRNTYLKNIKKNFDITDLKDVDWKFLEQELNCTKSHIKNLLGRES; this is translated from the coding sequence ATGAATAATAGCTATAACGCCGTTATGAGCAGAAGAAATCAAATTATGAAAAAAGCCATCGGGTTAGACTACAGCCAGTTTCAACTATCAGATATAGCCTTTGATTATGAAAAAATGATGACTCATGGCGAATACAGCATAGACCGCATTGCCGAAATACAAAAAAGTCAAGGGGTAGGCAATACCCCCCTATACGAACTAAAAAACTTTACGGAAATTGCCCGAAAGTTAGCGCCGGCAGGCAAAGGAGCACGAATCTTTGTAAAAGATGAAGCGGCAAACCCTTCTGGAAGCTTTAAAGATAGAAGAGCAGCTGTTTCTGTATATCACGCCAAAAAGCACGGATACAAAGGTGTCATAGCTGCAACTTCCGGTAACTATGGAGCGGCAGTAGCATCGCAAGCAGCTATGCAGATGCTAGATTGTATCATTGTACAAGAGGCCTTTGACTCAAATGGTGTTTACCAGCCAGAGATAATGGAAAAGGGAAGAGCATGTGAAACATACGGAGCTGAAGTAATCCAGCTGTCAGTAGGACCTGAACTTTTCTATGTGTTTCTAAAAACACTAGAGGAAACAGGATACTTTAACGCATCGCTATATTCTCCCTTTGGAATAGCAGGTATTGAAACGCTAGGACTAGAAATTGCAGAGCAATGTAAAGAAATTGCAGGTAAAGCCCCTAGCAAAGTTATTGTTACTCACGCCGGTGGAGGCAACTTAACTGGCACAGCAAGGGGACTACAAAAAGCAGGTTGTACGAACACCGAAATTATTGGTGCCTCTATCGACCTAGCAGGGCTGCATATGGCCAGTGATAATGACTTTAACAGAAAATCATTCACAACAGGTCATACAGGCTTTAGCGTACCATTTACAACTTGGCCTGATAGAGCAGATGTCCCTAAAAATGCAGCAAGACCTCTAAGATACTTAGACCGCTTTGTAACAGTATCTCAAGGTGAGGCATTCTACGTAACTGAGATGCTAGCTAAGCTAGAAGGTATGGAACGAGGACCAGCTGGCAACACGTCCTTAGCAGCAGCTATAAAAATAGCTCAAGAAATGGACCAAGATGAAGTGCTAGTAGTACAGGAAACAGAATATACAGGAGCGGGAAAACATATAAATGCTCAGCTTTCCTTTGCAAAGGAAAACGGCATAAAAATCCAGCACGGAGACCCAGCGGAAAATGTGCCAGGTGAAAATATCATATTCCCAAAAGACCCATCCCTGATAAAAGTAAAAGAACATAGCATAGACAAACTTAGAAACACATATTTGAAAAATATTAAAAAGAACTTTGACATAACTGACCTAAAAGATGTTGACTGGAAGTTCTTAGAACAAGAACTAAACTGCACTAAGTCTCACATAAAAAACTTGTTGGGAAGGGAGAGTTAA